In one Chloroflexota bacterium genomic region, the following are encoded:
- a CDS encoding type II toxin-antitoxin system HicA family toxin has protein sequence MTYRELTRKLRRLGCAFDRQAGGSHEIWINLSNNRRTSVPRHGSRDLATGMIHGIRRDLGISRREFDRA, from the coding sequence ATGACTTACAGAGAATTGACCCGAAAGCTCAGGAGACTAGGGTGCGCCTTCGACCGACAAGCGGGAGGCTCCCATGAAATTTGGATAAACCTATCCAACAATCGGCGCACTAGCGTTCCACGCCATGGTAGTCGGGACTTGGCAACAGGAATGATCCACGGAATCCGAAGGGACTTGGGTATCAGCAGACGGGAATTTGACCGGGCTTAG
- a CDS encoding transcriptional regulator, with protein MADIQPITAKADYDAALARVSELMYARTGPEGQIEDANHPARVELDALVDLIEKYESEHYPIEHPDAVTAT; from the coding sequence ATGGCAGACATACAACCAATCACCGCCAAAGCGGACTACGACGCGGCATTGGCGCGCGTTTCCGAGTTGATGTATGCGCGGACCGGACCAGAGGGACAGATAGAAGACGCGAACCATCCCGCCAGAGTGGAACTTGACGCTCTTGTTGACCTGATAGAAAAGTATGAGAGCGAACACTACCCGATAGAGCACCCCGACGCCGTTACCGCAACCTAG